In Actinomycetota bacterium, a single window of DNA contains:
- the rsxC gene encoding electron transport complex subunit RsxC: MAELKTFQGGIHPPYNKELASGKAIKPAPIPSEVVIHLQQHVGAPCEPLVKEGDRVEVGQKIGEAQAFVSAPVHASVSGVVKAITEVPNFTGAKVRSVVITPDATQPEFQKKPGKDLESLTAEEIREIAKEAGLVGMGGAAFPTHVKITPPSDKPIDTVIINACECEPFLTCDHRLLLERTDDLIAGARLLKTAVGASRVIIGVEANKMDAVDALRSRASSYRDVEVEVLEVKYPEGAEKMLIFALTGRKVPPGKLPSEVGCLVQNVGTAVALYEAAAWGKPLYERVVTVTGPGVREPANLLARVGTPVSVLLEACGGLVGNPVKLIMGGPMTGWTQPDAKTPVVKGTSGVVVLTSEMVDLGEESECVRCGKCVEVCPMFLSPNFIVQSTKRGQWDRAEMWGALDCFECGCCSYQCPAYIPHVQYVRKAKAEIAARKKK, translated from the coding sequence ATGGCGGAGCTCAAGACCTTCCAGGGAGGTATCCATCCCCCCTACAACAAGGAGCTGGCCTCGGGCAAGGCCATCAAGCCGGCCCCCATCCCCTCCGAGGTGGTCATCCACCTACAGCAGCACGTGGGGGCCCCCTGCGAGCCCTTGGTCAAGGAGGGAGACCGGGTGGAGGTAGGCCAGAAGATAGGCGAAGCCCAGGCCTTCGTCTCCGCCCCGGTGCACGCCTCGGTATCCGGCGTGGTCAAGGCCATAACCGAGGTCCCCAACTTCACTGGGGCCAAGGTGAGGAGTGTGGTCATCACCCCCGACGCCACGCAGCCCGAGTTCCAGAAGAAGCCCGGCAAGGACTTGGAGTCCCTCACCGCGGAGGAGATCCGGGAGATAGCCAAGGAGGCCGGGCTGGTGGGCATGGGCGGGGCCGCTTTCCCCACCCACGTGAAGATCACCCCTCCCTCCGACAAGCCCATCGACACGGTGATCATCAACGCCTGCGAGTGCGAGCCCTTCCTCACCTGCGACCACCGCCTCCTGCTGGAGCGCACCGACGACCTCATCGCCGGCGCCCGCCTGCTCAAGACGGCGGTGGGGGCCTCACGGGTGATCATCGGGGTGGAGGCCAACAAGATGGACGCCGTGGACGCCCTGCGCTCCCGCGCCTCCTCCTACCGCGACGTGGAAGTGGAGGTGCTGGAGGTCAAGTACCCGGAGGGGGCGGAGAAGATGCTCATCTTCGCCCTCACGGGAAGGAAGGTCCCCCCGGGCAAGCTCCCCTCCGAGGTGGGCTGCCTGGTGCAGAACGTGGGCACGGCGGTGGCCCTCTACGAGGCGGCGGCCTGGGGCAAGCCCCTCTACGAGCGGGTGGTCACCGTCACCGGCCCCGGGGTGCGGGAGCCCGCCAACCTCCTGGCCCGAGTGGGCACCCCCGTATCCGTCCTCTTGGAGGCCTGCGGTGGCCTGGTGGGCAACCCGGTGAAGCTGATCATGGGCGGCCCCATGACCGGTTGGACCCAGCCGGACGCCAAGACCCCGGTGGTCAAGGGAACCTCGGGGGTGGTGGTCCTCACCTCCGAGATGGTGGACCTGGGAGAGGAGTCGGAGTGCGTCCGCTGCGGCAAGTGCGTGGAGGTCTGCCCCATGTTCCTCTCCCCCAACTTCATCGTCCAGTCGACGAAGCGGGGGCAGTGGGACCGGGCGGAGATGTGGGGAGCCCTGGACTGCTTCGAGTGCGGGTGCTGCTCCTACCAGTGCCCCGCCTACATCCCCCACGTGCAGTACGTGCGCAAGGCCAAGGCCGAGATCGCGGCCCGGAAGAAGAAGTAG
- a CDS encoding 4Fe-4S dicluster domain-containing protein, whose product MANPTDKAILFDASKCTGCRACQVACKNWNQRGYTETHNEGTYENPRQLTAQCWMRILFNEPEERPKSDDEIYWYFTKYQCMHCTDATCVKVCPSGATKKHKVTDGDTEAYVVKTDPKQCIGCNYCVATCPFQACRYDEKEKGIFRCVMCLDRISQDPEAFPEPEQASPDMKNAKDPYPTRNRPACVQTCTSGALSFGTREEMLELARKRVEYLKGRGKDKAQVYGENELGGLHYIYVLEDTPDKYGLPEKPTVPAGVTVWETLVKPGAPWGGLALVGLVAAAGVGYVINKRNEGLERQAQGGGE is encoded by the coding sequence ATGGCTAACCCGACGGACAAGGCCATCCTCTTCGACGCCAGCAAGTGCACGGGATGCCGGGCCTGCCAGGTAGCCTGCAAGAACTGGAACCAGCGGGGGTACACGGAGACCCACAACGAGGGCACCTACGAGAATCCCCGCCAGCTCACCGCGCAGTGCTGGATGCGCATCCTCTTCAACGAGCCCGAAGAGCGTCCGAAGAGCGACGACGAGATCTACTGGTACTTCACCAAGTACCAGTGCATGCACTGCACCGACGCCACCTGCGTCAAGGTGTGCCCCAGCGGGGCCACCAAGAAGCATAAGGTGACCGATGGGGACACCGAGGCCTACGTGGTAAAGACCGACCCCAAGCAGTGCATCGGCTGCAACTACTGCGTGGCCACTTGCCCCTTCCAGGCCTGCCGCTACGACGAGAAGGAAAAGGGGATCTTCCGGTGCGTCATGTGCCTGGACCGTATAAGCCAGGATCCGGAGGCTTTTCCTGAGCCTGAGCAAGCCTCACCGGACATGAAGAACGCCAAGGACCCTTACCCCACCCGCAACCGCCCCGCCTGCGTGCAGACCTGCACCTCCGGGGCTCTCTCCTTCGGCACCCGCGAAGAGATGCTGGAGCTGGCCAGGAAGCGGGTGGAATATCTGAAGGGCCGGGGCAAGGACAAGGCCCAGGTCTACGGGGAGAACGAGCTGGGCGGTCTCCATTACATCTACGTGCTCGAGGATACCCCCGATAAGTACGGCCTGCCGGAGAAGCCCACGGTACCAGCCGGCGTGACCGTCTGGGAGACCCTGGTGAAACCGGGCGCTCCCTGGGGCGGCCTGGCCCTGGTAGGCCTGGTGGCCGCGGCGGGAGTCGGTTACGTGATCAACAAGCGCAACGAAGGATTGGAGCGCCAGGCACAGGGAGGGGGTGAGTGA